A window from Primulina eburnea isolate SZY01 chromosome 2, ASM2296580v1, whole genome shotgun sequence encodes these proteins:
- the LOC140824443 gene encoding transcription repressor OFP13-like, producing the protein MSKKMKLPFTLKPTENAAAASPWLWPTCVNNPRTHSFRSNSNESSYKITNSTSYFEDHDRNNIEFIDNVPDSFFSATAYFNSEISIIGQQNPNGNDASAATAVVQGLKSNRLFFKPGETSSILEEAKTRVFPRMKSVKILAMDSRDPFTDFRVSMEEMVEVCGLKDDWDCLEELLAYYLRVNCRSNHGYIIRAFVDLLLHLQNLAVSARVSSNPAIIDKRCSFSSNATQYCSFTSHMSVPSSTSSSASPCLSSLENED; encoded by the coding sequence ATGAGCAAGAAAATGAAGCTGCCATTTACGCTCAAACCCACAGAAAACGCCGCCGCCGCCTCTCCTTGGTTATGGCCAACCTGTGTAAACAACCCCAGAACCCACTCTTTCCGTTCCAACTCCAACGAAAGCAGTTACAAGATTACGAATTCAACCAGCTATTTCGAAGACCATGATAGGAATAACATTGAATTTATCGACAACGTCCCGGATTCATTTTTCAGCGCCACTGCCTATTTTAACTCAGAAATTTCAATCATTGGTCAGCAGAATCCGAACGGCAATGATGCATCTGCAGCTACTGCGGTGGTTCAAGGTTTGAAGTCAAACAGGCTGTTCTTCAAACCTGGAGAGACGAGTTCCATCCTGGAAGAAGCCAAAACCCGCGTCTTCCCACGTATGAAAAGTGTAAAAATCTTGGCTATGGATTCCAGGGACCCTTTCACAGATTTCAGGGTTTCAATGGAGGAAATGGTGGAAGTTTGTGGCTTGAAAGATGATTGGGATTGCTTGGAGGAGCTCTTGGCTTACTATCTGAGAGTAAATTGCAGAAGTAATCATGGTTATATCATCAGAGCGTTTGTGGATTTGCTGCTCCATCTTCAAAATCTTGCTGTTTCAGCTAGAGTTTCTTCAAATCCTGCAATCATCGATAAACGCTGCTCATTTTCTTCAAATGCTACTCAGTACTGTTCTTTCACTTCTCATATGTCGGTTCCTTCTTCCACTTCTTCATCAGCCAGCCCATGTTTGTCTTCCCTGGAAAATGAAGATTAG
- the LOC140817170 gene encoding ubiquitin-conjugating enzyme E2 variant 1C-like isoform X2, with the protein MDDGDDIYMRSWTGTIIGPHNSVHEGRIYQLKLFCDKDYPEKPPSVRFHSRINMTSVNHDSGVVEPKKFGLLANWQREYTMEDILTQLKKEMAAPHNRKLVQPPEGTYF; encoded by the exons ATGGATGATGGAGATGATATTTACATGCGATCCTGGACTGGTACTATTATAGGTCCTCACAAT TCCGTACATGAAGGGCGTATTTACCAGTTGAAGCTATTCTGTGATAAAGATTATCCGGAAAAGCCTCCCAGTGTTCGTTTCCATTCTCGGATCAACATGACTTCTGTAAACCATGATAGTGGAGTG GTGGAACCCAAGAAATTTGGACTTCTAGCTAATTGGCAGCGAGAGTACACAATGGAGGACATACTGACACAGTTGAAAAAAGAGATGGCTGCTCCTCATAATCGCAAGCTTGTCCAGCCTCCTGAAGGGACGTATTTTTAA
- the LOC140817162 gene encoding ubiquitin-conjugating enzyme E2 variant 1C-like: MTPCSGGSSIVVPRNFRLLEELERGEKGIGDGAVSYGMDDGDDIYMRSWTGTIIGPHNSVHDGRIYQLKLICDKDYPEKPPAVRFHSRINMTCVNHENGAVEAKKFGLLSNWQREYTMEDLLTQLKKEMAAPHNRKLVQPPEGTYF; the protein is encoded by the exons ATGACCCCCTGTTCGGGAGGATCCAGCATCGTGG TCCCTCGAAACTTCAGGTTGCTTGAGGAACTCGAACGTGGAGAAAAGGGAATTGGAGATGGAGCTGTAAGCTATGGAATGGATGATGGAGATGACATTTATATGCGATCCTGGACTGGTACCATAATAGGTCCTCACAAT TCTGTACATGACGGGCGAATATACCAGTTGAAGCTCATTTGCGACAAAGATTATCCAGAGAAGCCTCCTGCAGTCCGTTTCCATTCTCGGATTAACATGACATGCGTAAACCATGAAAATGGAGCG GTGGAAGCAAAAAAGTTTGGACTTCTATCAAATTGGCAAAGGGAGTACACCATGGAAGACTTACTGACTCAGTTGAAGAAAGAGATGGCTGCCCCTCATAACCGTAAGCTGGTCCAGCCCCCCGAAGGTACCTATTTCTAG
- the LOC140824442 gene encoding transcription repressor OFP6-like, with product MSKIKKNFILNSVTVDLGCISTCRRPKISSILHQNPKICRPKNSSSCSGASPSSWSTTTTTFSSVFNTPRSLYSSPSDTASEIKSLKAVQGFGRIGGESVAVEKDSDDPYLDFRHSMLQMILEKQIYAKDDLKELLNCFLQLNSPYYHGIIVRAFTEIWNGVYSIRPNASSSPNLPGTWKSRDTPEFRFRLD from the coding sequence AtgtctaaaatcaagaaaaacTTCATTCTCAATTCAGTCACCGTAGATTTAGGCTGCATCAGCACCTGCAGAAGGCCCAAAATCTCCTCCATACTCCACCAAAACCCAAAAATCTGTAGACCAAAGAACTCCTCCTCCTGCTCCGGCGCTTCCCCCAGCTCATGGAGCACCACCACCACAACCTTCTCCTCCGTCTTCAACACCCCTCGGTCACTCTACTCCTCACCCTCCGACACCGCCTCAGAAATCAAGAGCCTGAAGGCTGTTCAGGGCTTCGGCAGAATCGGCGGGGAGAGTGTTGCGGTGGAGAAAGATTCCGACGACCCATATCTTGATTTCCGCCACTCCATGCTGCAGATGATCCTGGAGAAGCAGATTTACGCTAAAGATGACCTGAAAGAGCTTCTGAACTGCTTCTTGCAGCTGAACTCTCCGTACTATCACGGGATAATTGTTAGAGCTTTCACAGAGATCTGGAATGGGGTTTACTCTATTAGGCCGAATGCCTCTTCGTCTCCAAACTTGCCCGGGACGTGGAAGTCACGTGATACCCCGGAATTTCGATTTCGACTAGATTAA
- the LOC140817170 gene encoding ubiquitin-conjugating enzyme E2 variant 1D-like isoform X1: protein MTLGSGGSSVVVPRNFRLLEELERGEKGIGDGSVSYGMDDGDDIYMRSWTGTIIGPHNSVHEGRIYQLKLFCDKDYPEKPPSVRFHSRINMTSVNHDSGVVEPKKFGLLANWQREYTMEDILTQLKKEMAAPHNRKLVQPPEGTYF from the exons ATGACCCTCGGTTCAGGAGGATCCAGCGTCGTGG TCCCTCGAAATTTCAGATTGTTGGAGGAACTTGAACGTGGAGAAAAGGGAATTGGGGATGGCAGCGTAAGCTATGGAATGGATGATGGAGATGATATTTACATGCGATCCTGGACTGGTACTATTATAGGTCCTCACAAT TCCGTACATGAAGGGCGTATTTACCAGTTGAAGCTATTCTGTGATAAAGATTATCCGGAAAAGCCTCCCAGTGTTCGTTTCCATTCTCGGATCAACATGACTTCTGTAAACCATGATAGTGGAGTG GTGGAACCCAAGAAATTTGGACTTCTAGCTAATTGGCAGCGAGAGTACACAATGGAGGACATACTGACACAGTTGAAAAAAGAGATGGCTGCTCCTCATAATCGCAAGCTTGTCCAGCCTCCTGAAGGGACGTATTTTTAA